The proteins below are encoded in one region of Mycteria americana isolate JAX WOST 10 ecotype Jacksonville Zoo and Gardens chromosome 22, USCA_MyAme_1.0, whole genome shotgun sequence:
- the TMEM106A gene encoding transmembrane protein 106A isoform X1 produces the protein MRFCVGCLVRLLLSTMGGKLPLFWKTPDQKECEGKLILPRQLDAEDENTNYASINDSATSCVPCVGIAHRSYVNCPTCQGTGRIPREQERQLVALIPYGDQRLKPRRTKLYVCLAVTICLLTTSLSIFFLFPRSITVLPAGLNASSIGFNATTTSIYLNMTNVLNITNNNFYLVTVVQLDIEVLHQSLVVGKTTMKTLLSMSPLQSGQIYYMVASRILDNNTYNICTWTKVKVHNILLHIQGTLTCTYLCHSEQLAFEDYQYVDCRGNAMLPHPLYHCLP, from the exons ATGCGTTTTTGTGTTGGATGCCTAGTGAGACTTCTTCTTTCAACCATGGGTGGAAAACTTCCACTGTTCTGGAAAACGCCTGACCAAAAGGAGTGTGAAGGCAAACTGATTTTACCCAGGCAACTGGATGCTGAAGATGAAAACACCAATTATGCTAGTATCAATGACTCTGCTACGTCCTGTGTGCCCTGTGTGGGCATTGCACATCGAAGCTATGTCAACTGTCCAACATGTCAGGGAACAGGAAGGATCCCCAGGG AGCAAGAGAGGCAGCTGGTGGCTCTGATTCCATATGGTGACCAGAGGCTGAAGCCTAGACGAAC GAAACTCTATGTATGTCTTGCTGTGACAATCTGCCTGCTGACAACATctctcagtattttcttcctgtttcctcgCTCCATTactgtgctgcctgcagggctgaATGCCTCCTCCATTGGCTTTAATGCCACCACCACCAGTATATACCTCAACATGACG AACGTGCTGAACATAACTAATAACAACTTCTACCTGGTCACTGTTGTGCAGCTAGACATAGAGGTTCTGCACCAGTCCCTGGTAGTAGGGAAGACCACCATGAAAACCCTGCTGAGTATGAGCCCTTTGCAGAGCGGCCAG ATTTATTATATGGTGGCCAGTAGGATACTGGACAACAACACCTA taACATTTGCACCTGGACAAAAGTCAAAGTTCACAACATTCTGCTGCATATACA GGGTACCCTGACCTGCACATACCTGTGTCATTCAGAGCAGCTGGCTTTTGAAGACTACCAGTACGTGGACTGCCGGGGGAATGCCATGCTACCTCACCCATTGTACCACTGCCTGCCATGA
- the TMEM106A gene encoding transmembrane protein 106A isoform X3, with product MRFCVGCLVRLLLSTMGGKLPLFWKTPDQKECEGKLILPRQLDAEDENTNYASINDSATSCVPCVGIAHRSYVNCPTCQGTGRIPREQERQLVALIPYGDQRLKPRRTKLYVCLAVTICLLTTSLSIFFLFPRSITVLPAGLNASSIGFNATTTSIYLNMTLDIEVLHQSLVVGKTTMKTLLSMSPLQSGQIYYMVASRILDNNTYNICTWTKVKVHNILLHIQGTLTCTYLCHSEQLAFEDYQYVDCRGNAMLPHPLYHCLP from the exons ATGCGTTTTTGTGTTGGATGCCTAGTGAGACTTCTTCTTTCAACCATGGGTGGAAAACTTCCACTGTTCTGGAAAACGCCTGACCAAAAGGAGTGTGAAGGCAAACTGATTTTACCCAGGCAACTGGATGCTGAAGATGAAAACACCAATTATGCTAGTATCAATGACTCTGCTACGTCCTGTGTGCCCTGTGTGGGCATTGCACATCGAAGCTATGTCAACTGTCCAACATGTCAGGGAACAGGAAGGATCCCCAGGG AGCAAGAGAGGCAGCTGGTGGCTCTGATTCCATATGGTGACCAGAGGCTGAAGCCTAGACGAAC GAAACTCTATGTATGTCTTGCTGTGACAATCTGCCTGCTGACAACATctctcagtattttcttcctgtttcctcgCTCCATTactgtgctgcctgcagggctgaATGCCTCCTCCATTGGCTTTAATGCCACCACCACCAGTATATACCTCAACATGACG CTAGACATAGAGGTTCTGCACCAGTCCCTGGTAGTAGGGAAGACCACCATGAAAACCCTGCTGAGTATGAGCCCTTTGCAGAGCGGCCAG ATTTATTATATGGTGGCCAGTAGGATACTGGACAACAACACCTA taACATTTGCACCTGGACAAAAGTCAAAGTTCACAACATTCTGCTGCATATACA GGGTACCCTGACCTGCACATACCTGTGTCATTCAGAGCAGCTGGCTTTTGAAGACTACCAGTACGTGGACTGCCGGGGGAATGCCATGCTACCTCACCCATTGTACCACTGCCTGCCATGA
- the TMEM106A gene encoding transmembrane protein 106A isoform X2 has protein sequence MGGKLPLFWKTPDQKECEGKLILPRQLDAEDENTNYASINDSATSCVPCVGIAHRSYVNCPTCQGTGRIPREQERQLVALIPYGDQRLKPRRTKLYVCLAVTICLLTTSLSIFFLFPRSITVLPAGLNASSIGFNATTTSIYLNMTNVLNITNNNFYLVTVVQLDIEVLHQSLVVGKTTMKTLLSMSPLQSGQIYYMVASRILDNNTYNICTWTKVKVHNILLHIQGTLTCTYLCHSEQLAFEDYQYVDCRGNAMLPHPLYHCLP, from the exons ATGGGTGGAAAACTTCCACTGTTCTGGAAAACGCCTGACCAAAAGGAGTGTGAAGGCAAACTGATTTTACCCAGGCAACTGGATGCTGAAGATGAAAACACCAATTATGCTAGTATCAATGACTCTGCTACGTCCTGTGTGCCCTGTGTGGGCATTGCACATCGAAGCTATGTCAACTGTCCAACATGTCAGGGAACAGGAAGGATCCCCAGGG AGCAAGAGAGGCAGCTGGTGGCTCTGATTCCATATGGTGACCAGAGGCTGAAGCCTAGACGAAC GAAACTCTATGTATGTCTTGCTGTGACAATCTGCCTGCTGACAACATctctcagtattttcttcctgtttcctcgCTCCATTactgtgctgcctgcagggctgaATGCCTCCTCCATTGGCTTTAATGCCACCACCACCAGTATATACCTCAACATGACG AACGTGCTGAACATAACTAATAACAACTTCTACCTGGTCACTGTTGTGCAGCTAGACATAGAGGTTCTGCACCAGTCCCTGGTAGTAGGGAAGACCACCATGAAAACCCTGCTGAGTATGAGCCCTTTGCAGAGCGGCCAG ATTTATTATATGGTGGCCAGTAGGATACTGGACAACAACACCTA taACATTTGCACCTGGACAAAAGTCAAAGTTCACAACATTCTGCTGCATATACA GGGTACCCTGACCTGCACATACCTGTGTCATTCAGAGCAGCTGGCTTTTGAAGACTACCAGTACGTGGACTGCCGGGGGAATGCCATGCTACCTCACCCATTGTACCACTGCCTGCCATGA